In a genomic window of Mycolicibacterium neoaurum VKM Ac-1815D:
- a CDS encoding response regulator: protein MRDVLIVDDDFMVADIHRRFVERIDGYRPVAVASGGTEALRKAAELRPALILLDVYLPDMTGLEVLHRLRAGGDHVGVIMITAARELDTVRGALDGGAADYLIKPFEFDQLRAKLVAFATRADALAAEGGVDQSMVDALFGGTAAADTPDVLPKGLGAETGRLVLDAVRGAGEVSAAECADLVGISRVSARRYLEHYLSTGVVELRLQYGSGRPERRYRVPR from the coding sequence GTGCGTGACGTGCTGATCGTCGACGACGATTTCATGGTCGCCGACATCCACCGCCGGTTCGTCGAACGCATCGACGGGTACCGACCCGTTGCCGTGGCCAGCGGCGGTACCGAGGCGCTGAGGAAGGCGGCCGAGCTGCGCCCGGCGCTGATCCTGCTCGATGTCTACCTGCCGGATATGACCGGTCTGGAGGTGTTGCACCGGTTGCGGGCCGGCGGTGATCACGTCGGGGTCATCATGATCACCGCCGCCAGGGAACTGGACACCGTGCGCGGCGCGCTCGACGGTGGCGCGGCCGACTACCTGATCAAACCGTTCGAGTTCGATCAGCTGCGCGCCAAACTGGTGGCCTTCGCCACCCGCGCCGACGCGCTGGCCGCCGAGGGCGGCGTGGACCAGAGCATGGTCGACGCACTGTTCGGCGGCACCGCCGCCGCGGACACACCCGATGTGCTGCCGAAGGGCCTGGGCGCCGAGACGGGACGGCTGGTACTCGACGCCGTGCGTGGTGCCGGTGAGGTGTCCGCGGCCGAATGTGCCGACCTGGTCGGGATCTCGCGGGTGAGTGCGCGGCGTTACCTGGAGCACTATCTGAGCACCGGTGTGGTGGAGCTACGCCTGCAGTACGGTTCGGGGCGGCCCGAGCGGCGCTACCGAGTCCCACGATGA
- a CDS encoding type 1 glutamine amidotransferase, which produces MAPTVLFLHNDPIATEAMLGNAFADAGFDVSTFTVVPADQAESPAIDITFPDPTHYDVIVPLGARWPVYDEALKATWVGAQTELVRNAAAAGIPTLGVCFGGQLLAQAFGGTVERSALPEIGWYDIVSDQPELIPPGPWFEWHFDRFTLPPGAVEIARTATTLQAFALGRTVGLQFHPELDPQLLEIWLDDDRDAGEAGALGVSHDELRARTRDMHVDAARRLHALVNGFLAYTARQPCPSS; this is translated from the coding sequence GTGGCACCCACCGTCCTCTTCCTCCACAACGATCCCATCGCCACCGAGGCGATGCTGGGGAACGCTTTCGCCGACGCCGGTTTCGATGTGTCGACCTTCACGGTCGTGCCCGCCGACCAGGCCGAGTCCCCCGCGATCGACATCACCTTCCCCGACCCGACCCACTACGACGTCATCGTGCCCCTCGGTGCGCGGTGGCCGGTGTACGACGAGGCGCTCAAGGCCACGTGGGTAGGCGCCCAGACCGAGCTGGTCCGAAACGCGGCCGCGGCGGGAATCCCGACGCTGGGTGTCTGCTTCGGCGGGCAGCTGCTCGCCCAGGCCTTCGGCGGCACGGTCGAGCGCTCGGCACTGCCCGAGATCGGCTGGTATGACATCGTTTCCGATCAACCCGAACTGATCCCGCCCGGCCCATGGTTCGAATGGCATTTCGACCGGTTCACATTGCCGCCCGGCGCGGTCGAGATAGCCCGAACGGCAACGACACTGCAGGCATTCGCGCTGGGACGCACCGTCGGGCTGCAGTTCCACCCCGAGCTGGACCCGCAGCTGCTGGAGATCTGGCTCGATGATGACCGCGATGCCGGTGAGGCCGGAGCGCTCGGCGTGAGTCACGACGAGTTACGCGCGCGCACCAGGGATATGCACGTGGACGCGGCTCGACGCCTCCACGCGCTGGTGAACGGGTTCCTGGCCTATACCGCGCGTCAGCCGTGCCCCAGTTCGTGA
- a CDS encoding TIGR01777 family oxidoreductase has translation MSIEFDSVVPHRIDDVFAWHSRPGAMRRLVPPWQPMTVVAETESLADGKAVLGLPGGLRWVAQHQADEYDPPHRFVDVLSSDGPITWPVRAVGTWRHTHDFAAEGSGTRVSDHVETVVPAAALRPMFVYRHTQLAEDLAAHRDAAAAGLTPLTVAVTGSSGLVGAALSAFLSSGGHRVIRLVRGAAANADERQWNPDQPAADLLSGVDAVIHLAGASIAGRFTDAHRRAIRDSRIGPTRALAELAAATENGPRILVSASAVGFYGYERGDSLLTEDASRGDGFLADVVADWEAATAPAADAGIRVVNVRTGVVQSANGGTLRLMRPLFAAGLGGRLGSGRQWLAWIGLDDLLDIYHRALYDTELSGPVNAVAPVPVRNTEYTAALGRVLHRPTLLPVPSFGPKLLLGAQGARELAEADQRVVPAKLEARGHRFRRPTVDAALAHELGHG, from the coding sequence GTGAGCATCGAGTTCGACAGTGTCGTCCCGCATCGGATCGACGATGTCTTCGCCTGGCACAGCCGTCCCGGCGCGATGCGGCGCCTCGTTCCACCATGGCAGCCGATGACCGTCGTCGCCGAAACCGAGTCGCTTGCCGATGGCAAAGCCGTACTCGGTCTGCCCGGTGGCTTGCGCTGGGTCGCCCAGCACCAGGCCGACGAGTACGACCCGCCACACCGGTTCGTCGATGTGTTGTCCAGCGACGGCCCGATCACCTGGCCGGTACGCGCAGTCGGAACATGGCGGCATACCCACGATTTCGCCGCGGAGGGATCCGGTACCAGGGTCTCCGATCACGTCGAGACGGTGGTTCCTGCCGCCGCGCTGCGTCCCATGTTCGTCTACCGGCACACGCAGCTGGCCGAAGATCTGGCCGCCCACCGGGATGCCGCCGCGGCCGGACTGACACCGCTGACCGTTGCCGTGACCGGTTCCTCCGGGCTGGTCGGCGCCGCGTTGAGTGCCTTTCTCAGCAGCGGTGGGCATCGGGTCATCCGGCTGGTCCGTGGAGCTGCCGCCAATGCCGATGAACGACAGTGGAATCCGGACCAACCTGCGGCGGATCTGCTGTCCGGTGTCGATGCGGTCATCCATCTGGCCGGCGCGTCGATCGCCGGCCGTTTCACCGATGCGCACCGCCGGGCCATCCGGGACAGCCGCATCGGCCCGACCCGCGCGCTGGCCGAGTTGGCCGCCGCGACCGAGAACGGACCGCGAATCCTGGTGAGCGCATCGGCCGTCGGTTTCTACGGCTACGAGCGCGGCGACTCGCTGCTGACCGAGGATGCCTCCCGCGGTGACGGTTTCCTCGCCGATGTGGTGGCCGACTGGGAGGCCGCGACGGCGCCGGCGGCCGACGCCGGCATCCGAGTCGTCAACGTCCGCACCGGCGTGGTGCAATCCGCCAACGGCGGGACGCTGCGGCTGATGCGGCCCTTGTTCGCGGCCGGCCTCGGCGGGCGGTTGGGCAGTGGTAGGCAGTGGTTGGCCTGGATCGGGCTCGACGACCTGCTCGACATCTACCACCGTGCGCTGTATGACACCGAACTCAGTGGCCCGGTGAACGCGGTGGCACCGGTTCCGGTGCGCAACACCGAATACACCGCCGCACTCGGCCGGGTGCTGCACCGGCCGACGCTGCTGCCGGTGCCCTCGTTCGGGCCGAAGCTACTGCTCGGTGCGCAAGGCGCCCGCGAACTCGCCGAGGCCGATCAACGGGTGGTGCCCGCCAAGCTGGAGGCGCGTGGACACCGGTTCCGCCGGCCCACCGTGGACGCCGCGCTGGCTCACGAACTGGGGCACGGCTGA
- the wag31 gene encoding DivIVA-like cell division protein Wag31: protein MPLTPADVHNVAFSKPPIGKRGYNEDEVDAFLDLVENELTRLIEENADLRQRVSELDSELAGARAGGGVAATQTLPPYQAPQPEAEPEPVYEAPAAPQPVVQAAPVSEDHHVRAAKVLSLAQDTADRLTSTAKAESDKLLADARAQADALVSEARQTAETTVADARAKADALLSDAQNRSETQLRQAQEKADALQADAERKHSEIMGTINQQRTVLEGRLEQLRTFEREYRTRLKTYLESQLEELGQRGSAAPVDSAAGNEGGGFNQFNRGAN, encoded by the coding sequence ATGCCGCTCACTCCAGCCGACGTTCACAACGTCGCGTTCAGTAAGCCGCCCATCGGCAAACGTGGTTATAACGAGGACGAGGTAGACGCCTTCCTCGACCTGGTCGAGAACGAGCTGACCAGGCTCATCGAGGAGAACGCCGACCTTCGTCAGCGCGTCTCCGAGCTCGACTCCGAGCTGGCCGGCGCGCGTGCCGGTGGTGGCGTGGCCGCCACCCAGACGCTGCCGCCCTACCAGGCGCCGCAGCCCGAGGCCGAGCCCGAGCCGGTGTACGAGGCGCCCGCCGCGCCGCAGCCGGTGGTCCAGGCAGCTCCGGTGTCGGAGGATCATCACGTCCGCGCGGCCAAGGTGCTGAGCCTGGCCCAGGACACGGCCGATCGCCTTACCAGCACCGCGAAGGCCGAGTCGGACAAGTTGCTCGCCGATGCGCGGGCCCAGGCCGACGCACTGGTCAGCGAGGCGCGCCAGACCGCGGAGACCACGGTTGCCGACGCGCGCGCCAAGGCCGACGCGTTGCTCTCCGACGCGCAGAACCGCTCCGAGACGCAGCTGCGTCAGGCTCAGGAGAAGGCGGATGCCCTGCAGGCCGATGCCGAGCGCAAGCACTCCGAGATCATGGGCACCATCAACCAGCAGCGCACGGTGCTGGAAGGCCGCCTCGAGCAGTTGCGCACCTTCGAGCGCGAGTACCGGACCCGGCTCAAGACCTACCTGGAATCGCAGCTCGAAGAGCTCGGCCAGCGCGGTTCTGCGGCACCGGTCGATTCCGCGGCCGGTAACGAGGGTGGCGGTTTCAACCAGTTCAATCGCGGCGCGAACTGA
- a CDS encoding YggT family protein → MSMVFQILGFALFVFWLLLIARVVVEFIRSFSRDWHPRGATVVILELILTVTDPPVKLLRRLIPQLTIGAVRFDLSIMVLLLVAFIGMQLAFGAAAGTA, encoded by the coding sequence TTGTCGATGGTCTTTCAAATACTTGGTTTCGCCCTGTTCGTCTTCTGGCTGTTGCTGATCGCACGGGTCGTGGTCGAGTTCATCCGGTCCTTCAGTCGGGATTGGCATCCGCGCGGCGCGACGGTGGTGATCCTGGAACTCATCCTGACGGTCACCGATCCGCCGGTGAAGCTGCTGCGCCGGCTCATCCCGCAGCTGACGATCGGCGCCGTGCGATTCGATCTGTCGATCATGGTGTTGCTGCTGGTCGCGTTCATCGGCATGCAGCTGGCATTCGGCGCGGCGGCCGGTACCGCCTGA
- a CDS encoding cell division protein SepF produces the protein MSTLHKVKAYFGMAPMDDYDDEYYDDERPARGGYPRRGAEDRFDEDGYGREGRDLRDARGFEDRVPSRDYDDIPGAYRGGYGDAPRFEGRLRAPRPEFDRPAPRFAAPTRGASALAMEPRRMAALFEEGSPLAKITTLRPKDYSEARTIGERFRDGTPVIMDLVSMDNADAKRLVDFAAGLAFALRGSFDKVATKVFLLSPADIDVSAEERRRIAEAGFYAYQ, from the coding sequence ATGAGCACTCTGCACAAGGTCAAGGCCTACTTCGGTATGGCGCCGATGGACGATTACGACGACGAGTACTACGACGACGAGCGCCCCGCCCGCGGCGGGTACCCGCGCCGCGGCGCCGAGGACCGTTTCGATGAGGACGGCTACGGCCGGGAAGGCCGCGACCTGCGTGACGCCCGCGGCTTCGAGGACCGCGTCCCGTCCCGCGACTACGACGACATCCCCGGCGCCTACCGCGGCGGCTATGGTGACGCACCGCGCTTCGAGGGCCGCCTGCGCGCCCCGCGCCCCGAATTCGACCGTCCCGCACCGCGGTTCGCCGCACCGACCCGGGGCGCGAGCGCCCTGGCCATGGAGCCGCGCCGGATGGCCGCGCTCTTCGAGGAGGGCAGTCCGCTGGCCAAGATCACCACGCTGCGTCCCAAGGACTACAGCGAGGCCCGCACCATCGGTGAGCGCTTCCGCGACGGCACCCCGGTGATCATGGACCTGGTGTCGATGGACAACGCCGACGCCAAGCGGCTCGTCGACTTTGCCGCCGGGCTCGCCTTTGCCCTGCGGGGTTCGTTCGACAAGGTCGCGACGAAGGTCTTCCTGCTCTCGCCGGCCGATATCGACGTCAGTGCCGAAGAGCGTCGCCGGATCGCCGAGGCCGGCTTCTACGCCTACCAGTAG
- a CDS encoding YggS family pyridoxal phosphate-dependent enzyme: MSEHRDSELAGSLAAVRARLARAADAAGRRVHDIELLPVTKFFPATDVAILHRLGCADFGESREQEAARKVADVAAQFPGDQIRWHMIGHIQRNKARAIARWAHTVHSVDSARVIAALGGGAEQALADGQRATPLRVYLQVSLDGDPDRGGVDIGNTDLVDELCAAIDAIDSLEFAGLMGIPPLDWDAEDAFVRLAAEHDRVQRSYRHPLGLSAGMSGDMEIAVRHGSTCVRVGTALMGQRPLTSP, from the coding sequence ATGAGCGAGCACCGCGATTCGGAGTTGGCCGGCTCGCTGGCGGCGGTGCGGGCGCGGTTGGCCCGGGCGGCCGATGCGGCGGGCCGTAGGGTCCACGACATCGAGCTGCTGCCGGTCACCAAGTTCTTCCCGGCCACCGATGTGGCCATCCTGCATCGGTTGGGGTGTGCCGACTTCGGCGAGTCCCGCGAGCAGGAGGCCGCGCGCAAGGTCGCCGACGTGGCTGCGCAGTTCCCCGGTGACCAGATCCGCTGGCACATGATCGGCCACATCCAACGCAACAAGGCCCGCGCGATCGCCCGCTGGGCGCACACGGTGCACTCGGTGGACAGCGCCAGGGTGATCGCCGCGCTGGGGGGTGGTGCCGAACAGGCGTTGGCCGACGGTCAGCGCGCGACGCCGCTACGGGTCTATCTGCAGGTGAGTCTCGACGGTGATCCCGATCGCGGTGGGGTCGACATCGGCAACACCGATCTGGTCGACGAGCTGTGTGCCGCAATAGATGCCATCGATTCCCTCGAGTTCGCCGGGTTGATGGGCATCCCGCCGCTGGACTGGGACGCCGAGGACGCCTTCGTCAGATTGGCCGCCGAACACGACCGTGTGCAGCGGTCCTATCGGCACCCGTTGGGCCTGTCGGCGGGGATGTCCGGCGATATGGAGATTGCTGTGCGACACGGATCCACGTGTGTGCGTGTCGGAACCGCGTTGATGGGGCAACGTCCTCTAACGTCACCCTGA
- the pgeF gene encoding peptidoglycan editing factor PgeF — MTTSTCRRSCATDADVPARVRRVTTTRAGGVSKPPFDTFNLGDHVGDDPAAVAANRKRLASALGLAADAVVWMNQVHSDRVAVVDGPQRAALPDTDAVVTTARGLALAVITADCVPVLLADARAGVIGAAHAGRVGAQLGIVERTLEKMVEAGAQVADVSVLLGPAVSGRQYEVPEQMAAEVEKTLPGSRCRTARGTPGLDIRAGLVGQLQRLGVTSIDVDPRCTVSDRALFSHRRGAPTGRLASLVWME, encoded by the coding sequence ATGACGACGTCGACGTGCCGCCGTTCATGCGCCACTGACGCGGACGTGCCCGCCCGGGTCCGGCGCGTCACCACCACCCGCGCGGGTGGGGTGTCGAAGCCGCCATTCGACACGTTCAACCTCGGCGATCACGTCGGCGACGATCCGGCTGCGGTGGCGGCCAACCGGAAACGGCTGGCCTCCGCACTCGGTCTCGCCGCTGATGCGGTGGTGTGGATGAACCAGGTCCACTCCGACCGCGTCGCCGTGGTGGACGGTCCGCAGCGTGCCGCGCTGCCCGACACCGACGCGGTGGTGACCACCGCGCGGGGTCTGGCGTTGGCCGTGATCACCGCCGACTGCGTCCCGGTGCTGCTGGCCGACGCCCGTGCCGGCGTGATCGGTGCGGCCCATGCCGGCCGGGTCGGTGCGCAGCTCGGCATCGTGGAGCGCACCCTGGAGAAGATGGTCGAGGCGGGTGCACAGGTCGCCGATGTGTCGGTGCTGCTCGGACCGGCGGTCAGCGGCCGCCAGTACGAGGTACCCGAGCAGATGGCCGCCGAGGTGGAGAAGACGCTGCCGGGTAGCCGGTGCCGGACCGCCCGCGGCACACCGGGGCTCGATATCCGGGCCGGGCTGGTGGGCCAGCTGCAGCGCCTCGGCGTGACGTCGATCGATGTGGATCCCCGCTGCACGGTCTCCGACCGGGCGCTGTTCAGTCATAGGCGCGGCGCGCCGACCGGCCGCCTTGCCTCCCTGGTGTGGATGGAATGA
- the ftsZ gene encoding cell division protein FtsZ — protein MTPPHNYLAVIKVVGIGGGGVNAVNRMIEHGLKGVEFIAINTDAQALLMSDADVKLDVGRDSTRGLGAGADPEVGRKAAEDAKDDIEELLRGADMVFVTAGEGGGTGTGGAPVVATIARKLGALTVGVVTRPFSFEGKRRSNQAENGINALRESCDTLIVIPNDRLLQMGDAAVSLMDAFRSADEVLLNGVQGITDLITTPGLINVDFADVKGVMSGAGTALMGIGSARGDGRALKAAEIAINSPLLEASMEGAQGVLLSVAGGSDLGLFEINEAASLVQEAAHAEANIIFGTVIDDSLGDEVRVTVIAAGFDSTGPSRKPVVGEGTSGVASGTAGKVRSSIFEPADAMSVPAHTNGATVKIGGPDDGGISDDDVDVPPFMRH, from the coding sequence ATGACCCCCCCGCATAACTACCTCGCCGTTATCAAGGTGGTCGGCATCGGCGGCGGCGGCGTCAACGCCGTCAACCGGATGATCGAGCACGGACTCAAGGGCGTTGAGTTCATCGCCATCAACACCGATGCGCAGGCATTGTTGATGAGCGATGCCGACGTCAAACTCGATGTCGGTCGCGACTCCACCCGCGGTCTCGGCGCAGGCGCCGACCCCGAGGTGGGCCGCAAGGCCGCCGAGGACGCCAAGGACGATATCGAGGAACTGCTGCGCGGCGCCGACATGGTGTTCGTGACCGCGGGTGAGGGCGGCGGTACCGGTACCGGCGGCGCCCCCGTCGTGGCGACCATCGCGCGCAAGCTCGGCGCGTTGACCGTCGGCGTGGTGACCCGCCCGTTCTCCTTCGAGGGAAAGCGCCGGTCCAACCAGGCCGAGAACGGCATCAACGCGCTGCGCGAGAGCTGTGACACGCTCATCGTCATCCCGAACGACCGGCTGCTGCAGATGGGCGATGCCGCCGTCTCGCTGATGGATGCCTTCCGCAGCGCTGACGAGGTGCTGCTTAACGGTGTCCAGGGCATCACCGACCTGATCACCACGCCAGGCCTGATCAACGTCGACTTTGCCGACGTCAAGGGCGTGATGAGCGGTGCCGGCACCGCCCTGATGGGTATCGGCTCGGCGCGCGGTGACGGACGGGCGCTCAAGGCCGCCGAGATCGCCATCAACTCCCCGCTGCTGGAAGCATCGATGGAGGGCGCCCAGGGCGTGCTGCTCTCGGTCGCCGGCGGCAGCGACCTCGGTCTGTTCGAGATCAACGAGGCCGCCTCGCTGGTGCAGGAGGCCGCCCATGCCGAGGCCAACATCATCTTCGGCACCGTCATCGACGATTCGCTCGGTGACGAGGTGCGTGTGACGGTCATCGCGGCCGGTTTCGACAGCACCGGACCGAGCCGTAAACCCGTTGTCGGCGAAGGCACCTCGGGTGTGGCATCCGGCACGGCGGGCAAGGTTCGCTCCAGCATCTTCGAGCCGGCCGACGCCATGTCGGTGCCGGCGCACACCAACGGCGCGACGGTGAAGATCGGTGGCCCCGACGACGGTGGCATCTCCGATGACGACGTCGACGTGCCGCCGTTCATGCGCCACTGA
- a CDS encoding cell division protein FtsQ/DivIB: MTVPPEPGAAGADSDPDPVSDLAAEPATEPSAAEAPTAGEPDADPAEPDLEGPRRRARREREERRAAQARAMAIEQARREAKRRVQGRTEEKPKQAPRGVIRGLKVLMWTAVLAVLVVGVGLLLYFTPIMSARETVVTGLTALSEDEVRQVAGVQEGTPLLQIDTDAVAERVASIRRVASARVQREYPSTLRITVEERVPLVVKDYPDGPHLFDRDGVDFVTAPPPPGLPYIDTETPGPRDPATLAGLQVLTSLPPEVSGQVSRVEAPSVAAITLVLFDGRKVVWGTTDRTQEKALKLAALLTQPGQTYDVSSPDLPTVK; the protein is encoded by the coding sequence ATGACGGTCCCACCCGAGCCGGGGGCCGCCGGAGCCGACTCCGATCCCGATCCCGTCTCCGACCTGGCTGCCGAACCGGCCACCGAGCCGAGCGCGGCCGAGGCCCCCACCGCCGGCGAACCCGATGCCGATCCGGCCGAGCCGGATCTGGAGGGACCGCGGCGACGTGCCCGGCGCGAACGCGAGGAACGCCGTGCGGCGCAGGCCAGGGCGATGGCCATCGAGCAGGCCCGCCGGGAGGCCAAACGTCGTGTCCAGGGCCGGACCGAGGAGAAGCCGAAGCAGGCGCCGCGCGGGGTGATCCGCGGTCTGAAGGTGTTGATGTGGACGGCGGTCCTGGCGGTGCTGGTGGTCGGCGTGGGCTTGCTGCTGTATTTCACGCCGATCATGTCCGCGCGCGAGACGGTGGTGACCGGATTGACCGCGTTGAGCGAGGACGAGGTGCGGCAGGTGGCCGGGGTTCAGGAGGGCACGCCCCTGCTGCAGATCGACACCGACGCGGTGGCCGAGCGGGTGGCCTCGATCCGGCGGGTGGCCAGCGCCCGAGTCCAGCGCGAGTACCCCTCGACGCTGCGGATCACCGTGGAGGAACGCGTGCCGCTGGTGGTCAAGGACTATCCGGACGGGCCGCACCTGTTCGACCGCGACGGTGTGGATTTCGTGACCGCGCCGCCGCCACCGGGGCTGCCCTATATCGACACCGAGACGCCGGGACCGCGCGATCCGGCCACCCTCGCCGGTCTGCAGGTGCTGACATCGCTGCCGCCTGAGGTGTCCGGGCAGGTCAGCCGGGTGGAGGCGCCGTCGGTGGCGGCCATCACGCTGGTTCTGTTCGACGGCCGAAAAGTGGTGTGGGGCACCACCGATCGCACGCAGGAGAAGGCGCTGAAGCTGGCGGCGCTGCTGACCCAGCCCGGTCAGACCTATGACGTGTCGAGCCCGGACCTGCCGACCGTCAAGTAG
- the murC gene encoding UDP-N-acetylmuramate--L-alanine ligase, translating to MVGIGGAGMSGIARILLDRGGQVSGSDAKESRGIAALRARGAQIQIGHDAAALDMLDGGPTAVVTTHAAIPKTNPELVAARQRGIPVILRPVVLAKLMAGDRTLMVTGTAGKTTTTSMLIVALQHSGFDPSFAVGGDLGAAGTNAHHGSGPYFVAEADESDGSLVQYRPDIAVVTNIEADHLDFFGTEQAYVDVFDAFIERLQPGGALVVCVDDPGAAALAERTEALGIRVLRYGSSGADLAGALLDWEQRGTRAVATVQLAGEPAPRTMRLAVPGRHMALNALAALLAAVEAGAPPDAVLEALADFEGVRRRFELVGVRSGVRVFDDYAHHPTKVTAALTAVRTLAAESQGRAIVVFQPHLYSRTQTFAKEFGAALSLADEAFVLDVYAAREQPIAGISGRSIVDHVTVPVHYVPDFSAVARRVAEITRPGDVVVTMGAGDVTLLGNEILDAVGGRADRAADR from the coding sequence ATGGTGGGTATCGGCGGGGCCGGCATGTCGGGAATCGCTCGCATCCTGCTCGATCGCGGGGGACAGGTCTCCGGTTCCGATGCCAAGGAATCGCGCGGGATCGCGGCATTGCGGGCCAGGGGAGCGCAGATCCAGATCGGTCACGACGCCGCCGCGCTGGACATGCTGGACGGCGGTCCCACTGCGGTCGTCACCACCCATGCGGCCATTCCGAAGACCAACCCCGAACTCGTGGCGGCCCGGCAGCGGGGCATCCCTGTCATCCTGCGGCCGGTGGTGCTGGCCAAGTTGATGGCCGGTGACCGGACGCTGATGGTCACCGGAACCGCGGGCAAGACCACGACGACCTCGATGCTCATCGTCGCGTTGCAGCACAGCGGTTTCGATCCGTCGTTCGCCGTCGGCGGCGATCTCGGCGCGGCGGGCACCAACGCCCACCACGGCAGTGGCCCGTACTTCGTGGCCGAGGCCGACGAGAGCGACGGCTCACTGGTGCAGTACCGGCCCGATATCGCGGTCGTCACCAATATCGAGGCCGACCACCTGGATTTCTTCGGTACCGAGCAGGCCTATGTCGACGTGTTCGACGCGTTCATCGAGCGGCTGCAGCCGGGCGGGGCGTTGGTGGTCTGCGTCGACGATCCCGGTGCTGCGGCGTTGGCCGAGCGCACCGAAGCCCTCGGCATCCGGGTGCTGCGGTACGGCAGCTCCGGTGCGGATCTGGCGGGCGCACTGCTCGATTGGGAACAACGCGGCACCCGGGCGGTGGCCACGGTGCAGCTGGCGGGGGAGCCCGCCCCGCGCACGATGCGGCTGGCCGTGCCCGGCCGGCACATGGCGCTCAATGCTCTGGCGGCCCTGCTGGCCGCCGTCGAGGCGGGGGCGCCGCCGGATGCGGTGTTGGAGGCACTGGCCGATTTCGAGGGGGTGCGCCGCCGTTTCGAGCTGGTGGGCGTGCGCTCGGGTGTCCGCGTTTTCGACGACTATGCCCACCACCCGACTAAGGTGACCGCCGCGCTGACGGCGGTACGTACGCTGGCCGCCGAATCGCAGGGCCGCGCGATCGTCGTCTTCCAGCCCCATCTGTATTCGCGCACACAGACATTCGCCAAGGAGTTCGGTGCGGCCCTGAGCCTGGCCGACGAGGCGTTCGTGCTGGACGTCTATGCCGCCCGTGAGCAGCCGATCGCCGGGATCAGCGGGCGCAGCATCGTCGATCACGTCACGGTCCCGGTGCATTACGTGCCCGATTTCTCCGCGGTGGCCCGCCGGGTCGCCGAGATCACCCGCCCCGGTGATGTGGTGGTGACCATGGGCGCCGGTGATGTGACCCTGCTCGGCAACGAGATCCTGGATGCGGTGGGTGGGCGCGCCGATCGGGCGGCGGATCGATGA